CCTTGGCCCGCCGAGCTCAAGGACCGGCCGATCATCCTCAGCAACTCTTCCGGGGCACCGGGCACCGAAACCCTTGTGGCGTTGACGTTGGGGCGGGCTCTGGCGCGGGACCGGACCCACAGGAGTTTCGAGTCGGCTGTTGACGCTCTGACCATAACGCCGGCGCGCCGTTTTGGGTTGAGTTCGCGCAAGGGCAGCCTCGAGGTCGGCAAGGACGCGGACGTCATGGTCTTCGCGCCTACCGACGATGCCGTCATCCACGCCGCCGCTCTGCATTCCAACGCCGGCTGGACGCCTTACGAGGGAATCACCCCCGGCGGCCGCGTCACCCACACCATTTCGCGCGGCCGCTTGGTGTGGTCCTCGGCCGCAGGCCTTCACGGAAGCCCGGGCCAGGGCGAAGTCGTCGGGGCGGAAGGCTGAGGTTTGATGACCGGCACCGGATCCGGCTACCAGTCGCTCAAGCGCGGCTTGGCCATCTTGGCGACTATCCAGGACGTCGGCCCCATGCGAACGGCCGAAATCGCGACGCGCCTGGGGACGCCGTTGTCTTCAACCTACCGGTACGTGTCAGTCCTGAGCGAGGCGGGGTTCGCGGTGGAGGTCGACGGCGTCTTGGTCCCGTCCGACCGGTTGACCAGCCCCAACGAGGGCCCTCAGCACATCGTCCGCGCTTGCGGCCCGGTCTTGCGGGGGTTGCGCAACCTGACCGGGCTGACGGCCGCCCTGGCGGTCAGAGTTCACACTGTGGCCCTGTGCCTGGAGGTCGTCTTCGCCCATCCCCAGCATCGGATTTCCTTTCACCGCGGGCAGTCGCACGGTCTTCACGCGGGTGGCTCCGCGTTGCCCTTGCTCGCTTTCGCGCCCCGGACAATCATCCGTGAGATCGCGGCCGCGCCGCTGCGCCGTTTCACGGCCCACACACCGACGCGAGAAGACTTGGCCGAACTGCTGCCGCAGATCCGGCGCGACGGTTACGCCATCTCCCACGGCCATTTGACGCCGGGCATGTCGGGGTTCGGCGTCCCGCTGTTGGTGGACGGCCGGTGCCTCTGCGCCTTGTCTCTGATCGGCGACTCGACCGCCCTGGCGCGCGCCGAGGAGCTGGTCGGAGCGCTGAAGCGCGCCGCCGCCGAACTGCTGGCCAGACTGGCGTCAAACGGGATACAAGAAGCCTGGAGCCAACCGAATGACTGAATCAAGCGTGCTGAACGGCCCCGATGGCGCGGTCCGCGCCGCCTGCGGCCCGCGTCTGCGCGCGCGCTCTTGGCGCGCGGAAGGCCTCCTCCGCATGTTCGAGAACGTGATCGAGATCGGGGAGCGCCCAAGCGAACTGGTGGTTTACGCGGCGTTCGGCAAGGCCGCCCGGTCTTGGTCTGACGCGCGGCGCATCGCGGCGGCATTGACGTCCCTGGAGGAGGGGCAGACGCTGATCCTCCAGTCGGGGCGCCCGGTCGGGGTTATCGAGACGGGCCCCAGCGCCCCGCTTGTCCTCTCGGCGGTCAACAACACGGTGGGCGAATGGGCCAGCGCCGAGCGGTTTTACGAACGCGAGGCGGCCGGCCAAACGATCTGGGGCGGGTTGACCGCCGCGGCCTGGCAATACATAGGGCGCCAGGGCGTGCTCCAGGGAACTTATGAGGTGTTCACGGCGGTCCTGTCGCGCCACTTTGACGGCGCCGCTTTGGGCCCGGCCCCCTGGGTTCTGACCGCCGGCCTTGGGGGAATGGGCTCGTCGCAGCCGACGGCGGCGACCATGGCCGGATTGAGTTCGCTGACGGTGGAGGTGGACCCCGCGAAGACGGCGCGGTTGGCGGCGCTGGGCGTGCTGGACTTGGTGACGGACCAGCTAGACCAGGCGATCACGGCGGTCCAGGACGCCCAACGCGATGGGCGAACCGCGGCGGTGGGCCTCAACGCCAACGCCGCCGACGTGTATCCGGCCCTTGTCCGGCGGGGCGTCATTCCGCCGATCGTGACGGATCAGACCGCAGCGCATGACGCCCGCTACGGTTACGTGCCCGCCGGCTACAGCCTGGAAGCCTGGCGCGGAGCCCGCGCCGCCGACCCGCGCGGGGTGGAACGGGCCGCCCGCGAGTCGATGGCCTGCGAGGTCGAGGCGATGGCGACCATGCAAGAGTCGGGAGCCGTCGTGTTTGAGAACGGCAACAACTTGCGGCAGCAGGCGATTGCGCACGCGGGCGCCGGGGCGGCGGACCGCTTCAACCGCATCGAGGGATTCATGGAAGCCTATCTGCGTCCCTTGTTCGCGGAGGGGATTGGGCCGTTCCGCTGGGTGGCGCTGTCCGGTTCGGAACGCGACCTGGCGATCCTGGACGACTTGGCTGCTTCGCTTTTCCCCCGCCGCCCAGAGGTCGCCCGGTGGATCGGTTTGGCCCGCGCGCATGTCGTGCCCCAGGGCCTGCCCGCCCGCTCGTGCTGGTTAGGCCACGGCGAGCGGTCGGCCATGGCGCGGGCGGTCAACGAATTGGTCGCCGCCGGCGAACTGTCCGCGCCGGTGTTGTTCTCACGCGACCATTTGGACTCCGCGGGGATGACCAATCCGCAGATCGGCACGGAGGGAATGGCGGACGGTTCGGACGGTGTGGCCGATTGGCCGCTGCTGGACGCCATGGCTTTGGCGGCCACGGGGG
This genomic stretch from Bifidobacteriaceae bacterium harbors:
- a CDS encoding urocanate hydratase, whose amino-acid sequence is MTESSVLNGPDGAVRAACGPRLRARSWRAEGLLRMFENVIEIGERPSELVVYAAFGKAARSWSDARRIAAALTSLEEGQTLILQSGRPVGVIETGPSAPLVLSAVNNTVGEWASAERFYEREAAGQTIWGGLTAAAWQYIGRQGVLQGTYEVFTAVLSRHFDGAALGPAPWVLTAGLGGMGSSQPTAATMAGLSSLTVEVDPAKTARLAALGVLDLVTDQLDQAITAVQDAQRDGRTAAVGLNANAADVYPALVRRGVIPPIVTDQTAAHDARYGYVPAGYSLEAWRGARAADPRGVERAARESMACEVEAMATMQESGAVVFENGNNLRQQAIAHAGAGAADRFNRIEGFMEAYLRPLFAEGIGPFRWVALSGSERDLAILDDLAASLFPRRPEVARWIGLARAHVVPQGLPARSCWLGHGERSAMARAVNELVAAGELSAPVLFSRDHLDSAGMTNPQIGTEGMADGSDGVADWPLLDAMALAATGADLVAVHSGGGGYSGWMQSAGVSITADGRADTALRLTRALDCDTAIGVLRHAEAGYEQAIACARGLARTGAPPLNWTNDPCEEQP
- a CDS encoding helix-turn-helix domain-containing protein; this translates as MTGTGSGYQSLKRGLAILATIQDVGPMRTAEIATRLGTPLSSTYRYVSVLSEAGFAVEVDGVLVPSDRLTSPNEGPQHIVRACGPVLRGLRNLTGLTAALAVRVHTVALCLEVVFAHPQHRISFHRGQSHGLHAGGSALPLLAFAPRTIIREIAAAPLRRFTAHTPTREDLAELLPQIRRDGYAISHGHLTPGMSGFGVPLLVDGRCLCALSLIGDSTALARAEELVGALKRAAAELLARLASNGIQEAWSQPND